A region of the Halalkalicoccus tibetensis genome:
CAGTCGACTTGGTGAGCGAAGTCCCGACGAGACTGCCAAGTGCATTTCATCCGTGCGACTTCTTGTTCGTATTCAGAACTACCCTGTTCGAAGTTATCATTGTCAACGGCTGACTCAGCATCGCCATATGGATGGTCATACTTAGGCATATTGACTGTCCCAGTCCGGAGCGAATAGAATCGTTGAGGATATTCATATGTCTCAACGTAATAACGTCCCAGATCCTCGCCAAAACTTTTTGATACGCCATAATAGGAATCTGGACGGACAGGGTCTCGGTGGTCGACAACAAGACTGTAGTCACGGCCGTAGAGATCAGGTGCATGTTCGGACTCATACTTGCCAACGACGTGGTTCGATGACAGGAAGACTACTGATTTAATCTCCTCTTTCCGAGCAACCTCCAGCGCGTTATACATCCCAATGATGTTTGGTTCAAAAATATCGCCCCAGTCGCCAGTAGGGCTGGGGTAGGCAGCCATATGGACCATAGCGTCTTGCTTCTCGGAGGCTGCTTGTAGTTTTACAGCATCAGTGATATTGCCCACAATAGTGTCGTAACCGCCGTAAGGGTGGTTATCGGGTCTATCTGACCGATTGTAGTAGGTGAAGTTATATCCATCTCGATCGTGTAGATGATCAATTAGCGCCGTTCCACAACGGCCGTATGCACCTGTAACTAGTACATTCATGCTTGATTCGAATGGACACCAACTATTAAAATACTGGCTTCAGAGAACCTGAGCACGATGAAACATCTGTCAACCATTCAAATTTATCTACTGTTGCTGTATTGCTTGACAGCATCTTCGTCTACGCTGATTCCGAGCCCAGGTTTCTGCGGAACAGTCAACTGGCCGCCGTTCGGATCAAACGGTGCCTCTAGCAGATCGTCGCGCAGCGGATTTGGACTCCGATCGAACTTGATCATATTGGATCAGGGATGTAACGCGTATGAGGATAATCGCTAACACTGGCAGCGAACTGGACAGCAGCAGCAGCAAGTCCGACTGCGTTATTCCAGATGTGGGGGCGAACAGCGATATTCTCCGTTGAAGCGAGATCAGCGATGCGCCGCGCTTCTGAGAGTCCACCGCAGCGTGCGAGATTCGGCTGGACAATGTCGACGAGTCGGTTATCAATTAAGCGTTTGAACGAAAAACGGCCATAGTGTGCTTCACCGGCTGCTATTGGTATATCCACTTTCTGTTTGAGTTCATGGTAGCCGAGTGGTTCTCTGGTGGAACCGGCTCTTCGATCCAGGTTATTTTGTACTCCTCAATAGCCTTTGCTGTTCGGAGTACTTGGTCAGGTCGGTAATTTCCATTCATATCTACCATTAAACGCGCATCATCGCCGAGTATCTCTCGTGCTGTCCGAACGCGCTTAACGTCTGTGTCTGGGCTAGATCCTATTTTAATCTTCACAGCCGCAAACCCCTCATCAACGGCCTCGTGGATCGGTTCCACGATAGGACGATTGCGTTGGGTATAGTACAATGTAGATGCGTAGAGGGTGAGTTCCTCGCACTTGGTGCCACCGAGCAGATGATGGATAGGACGATTGACGACCTACTGCCGGGCACGCGAGTATGGGTAACTGTTATCGGAATCGGGTTGCTACTCGGCGGATTCTTACTATGGGCTCGGCGGGCTAGTGAATGGTCCTAATGGTTTTCACAATGTTCGCACCCAAGTGGTGTAGAACTATTTTCTCTGCGATAATCACCTTCATGACAGTTTTACTACTAATTATGGACTCATCCGGGAAATTTTGAGAGTAATCACACGCGAACAGATCCGGCCGTAAGCCGGTAACCGGGCTTCATACTGTCTAATCCACCGGTCCTTGGAGTAGGGGTTCCAAGCGGGCTGACAACGTCAACGATCTTCTCAGTCAGTATCCGACGTCGTAGCTGGGCCATTGTAGATCTCGCCGAGCGACTAAGCTCCGAGTCCATAGTCTGAGTAACGACAGCTCAGTGTGTCTGAACAAGCTGATCTCTTAGCCAGCAATTTGCTTTGAATAGGTACTGAGATACCCTTCGTCTGAGGAGCTGACACGTACAATGGTTCCGTGGTGGGCTCAAACTCATGAGCGATTGTGTTTCGATAGCAGTGGGGGACCACATTACTCAGAGCAGACTGGGATCCCACACTACAGCTCGCATGGGGTCCACTCTTTTCAGCTCGTTGTCGCCGATCAATACAGAGAGTACGCTAGACTACACACTACTGGAGTTCATTAATAGAGACTGCTCAGACAGTAGATTGTCTCTCACCCTTCAGTGTCAGAGGCCTTGTTCTCACCTCCCCGGATACTCACAGCATGTCCAACGGCCAGAGTAGGACCTGTCTCAGTAATACTACGAGAAGTCACCTACCCTCTTAGCAGAAACGGTTGAAAACCACCAGCGGCATCTGAGCGCCGCCACCGTCGTTCTCACACAGCTCGCATGGGGAGTCAGGAGGCTATCGCTTACTGGGAGTCCCACCCCATAGATCGATTCCACTGATAGAACTCTCCTTTGGGAGTCGACCAGCTGTACTGTGACAGTGTCGGTGCTTTTGCTGATGATCTTGTCCAGTCTCGTGCTGGTAGCTGAGACAATGGGTCTCTCAATACTGATTTCTTCTGAGCAGCTTCGCTGACTACAGAGTCATCGATCCGACTGTGAGTATAGATAGTGTCTCTAACGCTGTTGGTTATTGGTAATCCTTTGTCCCTACTTCGCTGATGAGGTACCCCGCTTCGAAGACAGATGGATACCCAGACTCTGCTGCAACCGACTGAGAGATCGTGCCTTGAGGCGCCCCCACTGTTCTTCTATCTTCGCTCGTGGGGACCCCACACTTGCTTCGCTCTTCTTGGACCCCTACCGGTGCTCGCTCACCTAGTCCGCAATGTGAAGCTCGTGCTATCTTCCTGGTCGCTTATTCTCAAGGATACTTCTGTACCAGTGGGAGTATTGACTATCTGGAGTAGTGAACGAGATTTACTACTACTCTATTAGAACACAGCGCTTCCGATGAACAATTACTTATTCCAACACTATTTGAGACACTCCTTTCTCGAGGTGAAGATCCCTTTGTCTTGCACTGATCGACTCCCCATTGCTGCTGTATCGCTCCCCGCTTCACCAGTGCTGGATTGGCCCTGTCTCACCGCCTTCTCAGAGCCACATAGTTATTCTCTGATTGATTAGGTGTCTTCTCTCGTTGTCTAGTTCAGCGCTATGAGGTCTGCTCTTGTGTTGATGCTCTCGCTCTCGGGACTCTCCCTTGTTTGAGCTTGGTCTGACTCCCAGCATTGCTGTCTCGAGGTGGACTCCCAGGGATCTCTCTTCACTGATTCATCTATGTTTTCTAAGGGTCTGTTGGCCCGCTTGTGCACCAGCCCCTGGGGTATCCTTCGTTTCGACCTACTGGGTACCTTTCCCTACTCTTAGCTAACGCGCCGCTTTACTGCCCGAGAAACGCCGAGAAATATTCGAAGAAATATCCTTACGAGACTCTTCTCCAAGAACTCTTCTTCGAGAACATTCTTGAAGAAGATATATCTGTCTGGTTCTAGTATAATTCGATATGAGCACTGCCGCTGACTCGCTTGACTGGAAATCAATCGAGATCCTTCGCGCGCTTGCCGACGCCGAGACAGCACTCACCACAACGGAGGTCCGGGAGGCAACCGACCTTAGCGAGAATCGGATTATCCTTTATCGGATTACTGAATATTTGGAGCCACAGGGACTCGTCTCAACCTATCAACCGGAGGCCACTGGGACGGTCGTTCCTGCTAAGGAGATCTCGCTCACAGAGTCCGGTCACGAGCTCACGACTGATCTCGAGACAACAGACGAGACTGGGCTGACGCTCTCCGATCTCCCAGAAAAAGTACACCACGCGCACTCTGTCCAACGAGATCCTTACGAATGTCGCCGACTAATGGTCCAAGGGTATTGTCAACGATATACTCGACGACGTATTCCGGTGTGTAGTAGGATCCAGTAGCTTTCCGCTCACCAGAGCCTGTTGTAAGATAGACCTCTCCTGTTTCCACGATGATCTCATCGCCTTCATCGGGAATTACGTACTCGCCATCATTGAGCGCTAACGGTTCATCGGCTACATTGAGTTGATACTCGAGTAGACCTTCGTAGATACTCCCAAGATGGCGCACGTCGAGCGATGAGTAATCGACGAATATCTTTCCACCCTCGCTCTGACTACGAGTGAGCAATTCGATCACGCGGGCGAGATACGCATTACCGACCTCGTGGTTAGCGAGAAAGCGCGCTTCTTGGCTGTCGTTCGTATCCGGATCTGTACGGAATAGCCCACCGTTGTAGGCTGGAATATAGAGGTCTTCCTCTGGAATACCCCGGGACCGACTACCCTGATCGATAAGCTTGAACAGCTCCTCCAAGCGGGACCAGAGGTTATCCTGCCAATTTCGATACTTTGGATCCGCGCTATCGAGTTCCTCGGCGATTTCCTGTTTGAGCGAGTTCAGGCTGTATGACTGCTCGTAGATCTCGTTGTCCGTATTGAGCAGGTCACGTCCTTCACTCTCGGCATACAGGACGAAGATAAGCCGATACAGATAGATGAGCGAACTATCGTGTATCTGATCGAGATCGTCTTCGTCGAGGTCATTCTCCGGATACTGGAGGAAGCCTTCGGAGAGGACCTTGATCGCCTCGTAGATGTTGTCCTGAAGGTCCTCCCCTAATTCCTGTGCGAATACGTTGCTCTCCCCGTAGACGTCGTCAAGGAAACTATCACCGCTTGCGTCCTCGAGAAACGCTTCGTGGCGGAAAAACAGGTAGAAATACTTGAAGTCCTCGAGATCGCCCTTTTCAAGGACGGTCGGAAGATCGATCTCATAATAGGAGTCCAATCGATGACTCGTAGGGCCGTAGTATAGTCGCCATTTCTGTCCATCGGTGAGTACAGCCCACTGCGCGTCATCGACTTCCTGTAGGTAGACGTGAATCTGGTAGCTCGGGTTCTCGAAGTCACGTTCGTGCTCACCACTTCCACGGGTATCGAGCGGCCGCCCCCATCGTTTTGCGTCTGCAACGGCGACGGCGTTCTTGTAGAAGTCGCCACCCTCTTCACGACGTTCGAACGCGCCGCGGGCCGCTTCCTCCGATTCGAAGAAGCCGTAATCGGGTCGGCGCTGGGTTCGGCTGGTACTCTCTTCGACCTCGAATGGAATACCCAGCTTCCGGAACATCGGCCGGATGAACTTCTCTTCAAGCTGGGATTCGTTGCGTTTGGGTGCTGTACTCTTCTCGCGTTCCCAGAGCTCGTTGATCTCCTCGTACGCCTCGAGGAGCTCGTCTTCGCTGATCTCGTCCCATTCTTCGGTTTCGGGGAGGTGCTCATCAAGATAGTAGTTAGAAAAGAGGTCACGATTCGTTCGGTAGCTGAGTGCTGTCTGCATGGTAGTTAAACTGGAGTGACGATGAGAAACTGGTCGGAGTCTTTGCTGTTGATGAGTGCGTGTGCGATCTCTTTGGTCTCAGCGACATCGATCTCGATTGTGTCGCCAATTTCGATTCCGAGCTCGCTGAGTTCGGATCCGGAGAGATTAACGCGACCGGAGTGCCCGGTATTCTGGCTGACTTGCTTGCGGGCCATCAGTACTACTGGATATCCTTTCAACCGATGTATATAGTCTTTTCTTAGACTATATTCAGAATATTAGATATTTGCCACTAACTGTGTATAGTCCCCTACTTCTAGAGGAGTGTCTCCCTTATGCAACATCTACGTCCAAGAGATGATTTGTTGAACAAGGTGGATAGCCAAGAGATCATACTCAGCACACCCAATTGAATCTACCAATATCACCGTACAACTCTGACTAAGCAAACTCGCTGAATGTCTCTTTGATGTGCTCGCGAATAAGTTGTTCCCGCTTGTCAAGGAAGTCAAAGTAGTTCTCAATTATATGGAGATCCGGATCGCTTGGAATGAGGTGCCGGTCGTAGTATTCCTCGTTTCGACTAGAGAGCCACTCTCCGAAGGATTTGTCCTGCTTACCCGCATTCTCTCCTTCCGTAATTAGCTGCAGATTCGAGATAGAATGACGGCTGTTCTCGTACTGTTTAGCCACAGAACGCTCAAAGCCATACTCTTCAACGAGCACATCAGCTTCAAGCTCCTTTTGCGGGAAAATATGGTCTCGATGGTAGTCCACCCCTTTCCGCACGGCACTCGGGAAATAGATCAACGAAAGCAATAGGAACGACTTCTGGGACCGATAGGTCGTGTCCTCAAGCAACGAATCCACAACTTCTTCGCTGAACCCAACGACTTTCCCTCGACCACGCATCCGGCGATGAATCTCCTCAAGCGGGAAGCTGCCATCCGATTCTTGAATAGCTATTCTGGCATCTGCCAGTACTTCGTCTGGGCGGGAATTGAACGTCCCATTGAGTAGCGCGGATGTTAGCCAGTAGTGGATACGGCGTCGTATCTCCATTCCGTGTTGCGAATCCCAGCTGAGGTCCGGGTTCTGATAATAGAGATAGTACGCAATCGGGATGAGTGCGTTATAGCTGGTCAGACTCCGTCTGCTAAGACCGAACTCCACAACAAGATCAAGAGCACTCTCAATTGCATCCTTGTATCTCCCCGATAGCCACGTATCCTTCATCACACCAAGATTGTGGTTAGTGAAGTTCGCGATCCGATACTGCGGATCAAGATCAGAGAGAACGAGAAGCGACTTTAGAACGAAGTCAATCCCAAATCGGAAGTTCTTGTCCTCGTGGCGTTCGTTCAGTGAATCCACGAAATCCGTGATCTGCTCGCGAGCATCTATCCCGTCTTCACCTTCCGTCCACCGTGCTGTCGCCATCGAAAGCAAGATTTCAGACTTGCTTAGCGGCGTTCCGCCATCGTTCGTCCGAATGAAGATATCAAGAACCCGCTCGTGATTTTTCGTCGTCTCTTCGTGGTACTGGAGACTTGCACTATCGGTAATAGAGTTGTGCAGCGTGCGGAGGTTCTCACTCGCAACCCACCATTTGTCTTTCCCGAAGTCTTTGAGGTCGAGTTCGTTGATGAGCTCCCGGACGTCTTCCTCAGGATCCAGCTCGAGGATATCACCAACAGGGAACCAGTATGTATTGTCAGTTGGCTCCGGTTGTTGGCGCTTGAAATCGAACTCGTACTTCAACCCCATCTCGTCATCCAGTTCCTCATCAGGATCCAAAAACAGGTTAAAATAGAGCTGTTTGTTACTCCACGCGCTGGCATTCCGCCGTTGAGCGTATTTTTTCTTCTCAGCATATGTGCCTTTCAGTCCAATATAGAATGCAGTGAGGCGTTGCTGACCGTCGAGAACTAGCTTCTGAGTCTCTGGAAGTTTTTCTGTCGTAGGAACCTTCGGGTTGTGGTAATCAACATGCTTGAAGTTCGGGTCGTCCGGGTAGACGCTATCGTTGATGTAATTTCTAATGAATTTGTACTTTATCTGATCGTCAGCTGTTTCGTCTTTAACCCGCCAAAGGAGGAACGATCCTATCGGATAGTCTCTGAGTACCGAATCAAACAGCTTGATAATCTGCTCTGTATCCCAGACGAATTCACGCTGGATCGCCGGAAGAAAGATAGATTCGTTGAGATCATCAACAGCCTCACGAATACTCATCGACTTGTGAGCCATGGCTAATACAGGCGAAGTCCAACCAATGAATCTTTGCTAAGTCTTCCTACTGAGGTACGGCTCAAGAGAGATTGATTACCGCTGATAACGCGTCACTTACTCCAATTCCAAAGAAGATACCAATATAATTCTACTCGTACCCGATATGGATGATCCCAGTATCGGGGGTCAGTCTGATAATCTTTACCTACAAGGCGCCGAGGTTCTGATTCGTTGAGATACTAGTAGTGCGCGTTGCCTCTGAGGAACGCATTGCTTGTCTCGCACTCATAGCAGCAACAGTCCTTAAGGAGCCGTGCAATTAGCAACCAGTCTATAGACAGTCATTCGTCGAGAGTCACTGGAGGCATAGCGGGAGTAGTCCCATCATCCAATATGAACTCTCGTCAGGAACTCCTAGTGACTACTCGCATCTTTCGTACATCTCGTTTTAATCCGTCTTCTCTTTTCTGCTAGTGGTTATAGAGCCCGTCTTCCAGTTAGGACTTCTTGCGCGTAATAGACAGCTCCATATGAGAGGTCTTCGTCCGTAGATTCGATCTTTTTCCTCAGGTTCCGTGCATTCTCATTGGTCTTCTCAGCCTGTTCTCGCAATTCTATTTCTTTCTCTCTTTTATGTTGTTCAGGTTCCGTAAAATGCAGATGAGCAACTATATCTCTCCCGTCGGTAACTATCTCTCTTGCTCGCTGTCGTTCTTCTCGCCGGTAGTTAGGATACTCTCCTTCTATGTGTTCCTCAAGTTCGTCAACACATTGGAAAATATCATCTAATATTGGCGATGATTCTTCTTCCTCCTCATACATGTTGAGTTCTTCAAGAGCTTCATCAAGTTCTTCATATCTCTCATGCAAACGTCGACACCATTTTCTGTCGGTTTGATATTCATCTTTCATCACTGGTTTTATCACTCCGATGATGTAGCCGAATACTGTACCAATGATACCAATTCCTAGCTCAAGTAATCCTATCCCGAAAATGCCTATTTGCAACATATAGAACACTGCTCTACTCCTATATTCTCACTAACACAGGAAAACTGATTCGCCTCAGATCAATCTCTTTGTGCAGCGGATCGCCCTCGAAGGACAGGCGATGTCACAAGGAATGGGCTCGATTACCGCACACCGATCGAGACCATCGTCTGCACACTGACTTACAGCGTACGACCGCGATCGGGGGGTACCCCTTTTGGCGACTGGTGGCCCAAGAACATCTGAATCAAGCCCCGGATAAAATCCCCATGCTCGATCTCGGAGAACAATGACCGATTCGAGTCATAGCGAAGGAGCTCAGTCCTGATCCCCTCCTGTTCCGGTGGGTCCCACGGATGCGGTCGATCAGCTGGAAGCTTCTCTCGGTAGTCCTCTTCCAAAAACGTCGCGACAGTTCGGGATGCAATCTGACGAAGGTAGCTGAAATCAGTCTAGTAAGCTGCACTCGACATACATCCCATAATGTGTTTGATCAGCAAATCACCAATCTCGCGAAACTCGTCGATGCCGTCTCCTGAGAAAACCACCAGCCGCAAGTTCCAAGCCAAGTAGTGTATTAACACTATTTCTGGGGCTCGTCGCTCACGCGAGTGAATTCCGCCGCCCCATATGTCGTCTTTTGGCCACCGTCCTGCTCCGAGGCACGGGCTGGCCCGGTGTAGTAATAGCCCACGAGTCGGTCGTCCGACTCCCGATACGTGAACCGTGTCGTCCCGTCGTATGGTCCTTCATCATCCGCCTGCTCGTCAACGTCTGCACCCTCGTTCTCGAACAGGTAGGAGAGCTTTGGATGGAGTATCCCCTCGGTCTGGAAGTGGGCTCCTGTGCTGACCGATGGGGAGCGCTCTGTTTCGAAGTGGATGATGATTTTGCTCCACGTCTGCTTGATGTTCAGAGTAGCAATCATCGGCTGGTAGCCGCCATCGGCAAGGTAGTCGTCCGGGATTTCGCTCTCGTAGCTGGTCCTGATTTCGCCCTCCCAGTGACCGGTGAGATCGGGAACGGCGACAATGAAGTCTGGCATCCAGGGCTTCTTCCAGAGATGTTGGTCGAACACGCGACGGAACAGACCAAATACGACCCCAAAGGCCAAGCCAGGAACTACCAGCGGTGGAATCTCGAACGGTATTTGCTGGTAGAGCCACGGGAAGACGTAAGCGTTCAGGGCGACCACGACGACGAACGCGACAACGCCCAGGATCGCCAGAAAAGTCGAGCGGAACTCGTTATCGCTGGAATAGACGTGCATTCATACTATTGGTGCTGGCGTTCTCCCAGTACGTTTCCAAGGCATCGACAAACAGTTTAGCGTGCC
Encoded here:
- a CDS encoding NAD(P)-dependent oxidoreductase, with the translated sequence MNVLVTGAYGRCGTALIDHLHDRDGYNFTYYNRSDRPDNHPYGGYDTIVGNITDAVKLQAASEKQDAMVHMAAYPSPTGDWGDIFEPNIIGMYNALEVARKEEIKSVVFLSSNHVVGKYESEHAPDLYGRDYSLVVDHRDPVRPDSYYGVSKSFGEDLGRYYVETYEYPQRFYSLRTGTVNMPKYDHPYGDAESAVDNDNFEQGSSEYEQEVARMKCTWQSRRDFAHQVDCCLIDSSVEYGVFFGVSNNRRRWFDLEHARSQINYDPQDDGEEWDGPPS
- a CDS encoding DUF262 domain-containing protein codes for the protein MAHKSMSIREAVDDLNESIFLPAIQREFVWDTEQIIKLFDSVLRDYPIGSFLLWRVKDETADDQIKYKFIRNYINDSVYPDDPNFKHVDYHNPKVPTTEKLPETQKLVLDGQQRLTAFYIGLKGTYAEKKKYAQRRNASAWSNKQLYFNLFLDPDEELDDEMGLKYEFDFKRQQPEPTDNTYWFPVGDILELDPEEDVRELINELDLKDFGKDKWWVASENLRTLHNSITDSASLQYHEETTKNHERVLDIFIRTNDGGTPLSKSEILLSMATARWTEGEDGIDAREQITDFVDSLNERHEDKNFRFGIDFVLKSLLVLSDLDPQYRIANFTNHNLGVMKDTWLSGRYKDAIESALDLVVEFGLSRRSLTSYNALIPIAYYLYYQNPDLSWDSQHGMEIRRRIHYWLTSALLNGTFNSRPDEVLADARIAIQESDGSFPLEEIHRRMRGRGKVVGFSEEVVDSLLEDTTYRSQKSFLLLSLIYFPSAVRKGVDYHRDHIFPQKELEADVLVEEYGFERSVAKQYENSRHSISNLQLITEGENAGKQDKSFGEWLSSRNEEYYDRHLIPSDPDLHIIENYFDFLDKREQLIREHIKETFSEFA